One Undibacter mobilis genomic region harbors:
- a CDS encoding glycosyltransferase, with product MVDFPRLLFITPVAFNPYSGGGATFASLLQGWPKSALATIHNDRAPSPTDTCEQYFVLGPDELDFVFPFNTLRGIASARTETRREAGFEAPDGALRRPRWMDAGRKILLGDSIPERAHLTSRLTRWINDFRPDLIYTILGSNGMMSLIEQVRARFNIPLVVHIMDDWVSVNHRDGLFAPIERARMTRAVEHAFKAARTCLGISPAMCAAYSERYGRDFIPFQYSLDRTRWGEIRKSDLAVSQPPELLYAGSIFRNAQLDSLIDCAHAVAKLNEAGFPLKLRVATSPANGANFGAQLKVHPNIIVDTAAVDDDAFFRRLAAADALVLPVNFDRASVDFIRYSMPTKVPAYLNSGTPIFAYGSLDTAQIQYARDARWGLTVTERSTDKLQAALRRITADMDLRRLLSHTARKVAENHDAHRVRDAFQDLLRRSAAL from the coding sequence ATGGTTGATTTTCCCCGCCTGCTTTTCATCACCCCCGTGGCCTTTAACCCTTATTCCGGAGGCGGCGCTACTTTTGCCTCCTTGTTGCAAGGCTGGCCGAAGAGCGCCCTCGCGACCATCCACAACGACCGGGCACCGTCGCCTACTGATACCTGCGAGCAATACTTCGTTTTGGGGCCAGACGAGCTCGATTTTGTTTTCCCGTTCAACACGTTACGAGGGATCGCCTCCGCAAGGACAGAGACCCGCAGGGAGGCGGGCTTCGAAGCACCTGACGGGGCCCTACGCCGCCCACGCTGGATGGATGCCGGGCGTAAGATCCTGCTGGGCGACAGCATTCCCGAGCGCGCCCACCTCACCTCGCGGCTGACCCGTTGGATCAATGATTTCCGGCCCGACCTGATCTACACGATCCTCGGCTCGAACGGCATGATGTCGCTGATCGAACAGGTGCGCGCGCGATTCAATATTCCGCTCGTCGTCCACATCATGGATGATTGGGTGAGCGTCAATCATCGCGACGGCCTTTTTGCTCCTATCGAGCGGGCTCGCATGACGCGCGCTGTCGAACACGCTTTCAAGGCTGCACGTACCTGCCTGGGCATTTCCCCAGCCATGTGTGCAGCCTATTCCGAGCGCTACGGACGGGATTTCATTCCGTTCCAGTATTCACTGGATCGCACACGATGGGGTGAGATCCGCAAAAGCGATCTGGCCGTTTCGCAACCACCAGAATTGCTCTATGCCGGATCAATTTTTCGCAATGCACAACTCGATTCTCTGATCGACTGCGCGCACGCGGTCGCCAAACTGAATGAGGCCGGCTTTCCCTTGAAACTCCGGGTCGCCACGTCGCCGGCAAATGGTGCGAATTTCGGCGCGCAACTCAAGGTCCACCCGAACATCATCGTTGACACCGCAGCAGTGGACGACGACGCCTTCTTTCGCCGCCTTGCCGCCGCCGACGCGCTCGTGCTGCCGGTCAATTTCGATCGCGCCAGTGTCGACTTCATCCGATATTCGATGCCAACCAAGGTGCCGGCCTATCTCAATTCGGGTACACCCATCTTCGCCTATGGCTCCCTTGATACCGCTCAAATTCAGTATGCGCGCGATGCCCGCTGGGGGCTTACCGTGACCGAACGATCGACAGACAAACTGCAGGCCGCGCTCAGGCGGATCACGGCCGATATGGACCTGCGACGTTTGCTGTCTCATACCGCGCGCAAGGTGGCCGAAAACCACGACGCGCACCGTGTGCGCGACGCCTTTCAGGACCTACTGCGTCGAAGCGCCGCGCTATAG
- a CDS encoding class I SAM-dependent methyltransferase produces the protein MDEAKHTLQTRQFFDAVAPGWTARYTQDAAVAARIARFHDAVQTRLSPPASILDFGCGSGDIALSLAATGYTLTGFDLSTQMIEQAQRADTEQRVAWIARGKQGDNLPFEDASFDAIVTSSVLEYLPALNVTLGEFVRVLRPGGWLIATVPDMRDPHRRREHWFRTVLTLPGVATLARHSRWREGAHYLQISINRMAAAAWQERLQASGMTPEAWPEFTGPLLMLVAQRP, from the coding sequence GTGGACGAGGCCAAACATACCCTGCAGACGCGCCAATTTTTTGACGCTGTCGCTCCAGGCTGGACTGCCCGCTATACTCAGGATGCCGCCGTCGCGGCACGTATCGCGCGTTTCCACGATGCCGTTCAGACACGGCTTTCGCCGCCCGCCAGCATCCTTGATTTTGGCTGCGGTTCCGGCGACATCGCCTTGAGCCTTGCCGCCACCGGCTATACATTGACCGGATTCGATCTGTCTACGCAGATGATTGAGCAGGCTCAGCGCGCAGATACTGAGCAGCGCGTGGCCTGGATCGCACGCGGCAAACAGGGTGACAACCTGCCGTTTGAAGACGCAAGCTTCGATGCCATCGTCACGTCCAGCGTGCTCGAATATTTGCCCGCACTCAACGTAACACTCGGAGAATTTGTGCGCGTTCTGCGGCCGGGCGGCTGGCTCATCGCCACGGTTCCGGACATGCGCGATCCGCATCGGCGACGCGAGCACTGGTTCCGGACCGTTCTGACGCTGCCCGGCGTTGCGACGCTAGCGCGGCATTCACGCTGGCGCGAAGGCGCGCATTATCTGCAGATTTCGATAAACCGAATGGCGGCGGCCGCATGGCAGGAACGCCTGCAAGCGAGCGGCATGACGCCAGAAGCCTGGCCGGAATTCACGGGACCACTGTTGATGCTCGTGGCACAAAGGCCCTGA
- a CDS encoding lysylphosphatidylglycerol synthase transmembrane domain-containing protein, whose amino-acid sequence MKYVRLLISLLLLAVATWVVARETDWTLVSSTFTRVSWAAFVLTILALLAGALLATLRLQWIARDLGYRLSFRDALAGFTYGQVLGAVFFQLAGQLLARSTVLARRQVPPAATILITGYERLAALFISLLLATLAASYLFGAISLDYRQGGSAFIRIVAGGTLVLIGGAVFVWGKALISQSLPITRHTVGGLARNAALSLAIQLFTMIAYVALARALAPNIPIVQLAAASALVMLAASVPISLAGWGIREMSAIYVLGTLGVSANASFMIAFSIGILSLAVVGTLALIGLRETAATAKPSAPSAHSADYSTLLDTALPIAAATAVFFQLFLPVKSGLISVNLADPVVIIGGCLFVYNHFRRPPPRWRLPYFNVLICLATVAVAAAYLHGYSQIGWTQWAFANKLTGWPILLCYGATGALIVYRLRNVGLELLLQTFVVTSLIIFVFDYAISIAYWSGLQSLKPLVQFPIEGFSQNRNAFAFQLLLSICVILATRWPAKALWLGAAIAGVIITGSRAGYLALCAVLVVAIYVSSTDWRQILVAAVAATLVVAISELVPDLVQLIRNLMASQSGPPIPSYMAGTISGASSDTERLQSLVGAWRLFLAHPVFGAGLGVFMEEQVQRGSMLVIHSTPLWLLAEFGTVGFVALVVPVVMIFRTEILRARALDTAGRLLILTIAGFSVMSLVHELLYQRTFWILLGAAMAMPYLITAPDRDARSKDT is encoded by the coding sequence ATGAAATACGTTCGCCTTTTAATATCTTTGCTTCTACTTGCTGTGGCGACGTGGGTCGTTGCCCGCGAGACCGACTGGACTCTTGTCAGCTCAACCTTCACGCGCGTTTCGTGGGCAGCTTTCGTTCTGACGATCCTGGCGCTTCTGGCCGGCGCGCTGCTCGCGACGCTTCGTCTGCAATGGATCGCCCGCGACCTCGGTTACCGGCTGTCATTTCGGGACGCCCTGGCCGGCTTCACTTATGGGCAGGTGCTGGGCGCCGTGTTTTTTCAGCTTGCAGGACAATTGCTAGCTCGCAGCACTGTTCTGGCACGCCGGCAGGTGCCACCTGCTGCGACGATCCTCATCACCGGCTACGAGCGCCTCGCTGCTCTCTTTATATCGCTTCTGTTGGCGACCCTAGCTGCGAGTTACCTGTTCGGTGCCATCTCGCTCGACTATCGGCAGGGCGGATCTGCCTTCATCAGAATTGTCGCAGGTGGAACGCTGGTCCTGATCGGCGGCGCAGTGTTTGTCTGGGGCAAAGCGCTGATCTCGCAATCGTTGCCGATCACACGTCACACAGTCGGCGGACTGGCCCGGAACGCCGCCCTCTCTCTCGCCATTCAGCTTTTCACGATGATCGCTTACGTGGCTCTAGCGCGCGCCCTTGCGCCCAACATTCCGATCGTGCAACTCGCCGCCGCTTCCGCCCTCGTCATGCTCGCCGCGAGCGTGCCGATCAGCCTGGCTGGATGGGGCATCCGGGAGATGAGCGCCATTTATGTGCTGGGCACGCTCGGGGTGTCGGCCAATGCGTCGTTCATGATCGCCTTCTCTATCGGCATCTTGTCTCTTGCAGTCGTGGGCACCCTGGCGCTGATCGGTCTTCGCGAGACCGCCGCGACAGCAAAGCCGTCTGCTCCGTCCGCTCACTCGGCCGATTATTCGACGCTGCTCGATACAGCCTTACCGATTGCCGCAGCGACGGCCGTGTTCTTCCAGCTTTTCTTGCCCGTAAAAAGCGGGCTGATATCGGTCAATCTTGCCGATCCTGTCGTTATCATCGGCGGTTGCCTCTTTGTCTATAACCATTTCCGCCGACCGCCGCCGCGCTGGCGATTGCCGTATTTCAACGTCCTGATTTGCCTGGCAACCGTCGCAGTCGCCGCCGCCTATCTCCATGGATATAGTCAGATCGGCTGGACGCAGTGGGCGTTTGCGAACAAACTAACCGGATGGCCGATATTGCTCTGCTACGGCGCCACGGGGGCGCTTATCGTGTATCGCTTGCGCAACGTCGGCCTCGAATTGCTGTTGCAAACTTTTGTCGTGACAAGCTTGATCATCTTTGTATTCGACTATGCAATCTCCATCGCTTACTGGTCGGGCCTGCAATCCCTGAAGCCTCTGGTTCAATTTCCGATAGAAGGGTTTTCCCAAAATCGGAATGCGTTCGCATTTCAATTGCTTCTATCGATCTGCGTCATCCTCGCAACCCGGTGGCCGGCTAAAGCACTTTGGCTTGGCGCTGCAATTGCCGGAGTGATTATCACCGGTTCCCGCGCCGGTTATCTAGCCCTTTGCGCCGTTCTGGTCGTCGCCATATACGTCTCATCGACAGATTGGCGACAAATCCTGGTTGCTGCCGTGGCTGCGACACTGGTCGTTGCTATCAGCGAACTCGTTCCCGACCTCGTGCAGCTTATTAGAAACTTGATGGCTTCCCAGTCTGGCCCACCAATACCGAGTTACATGGCTGGCACGATATCCGGAGCGTCATCAGACACCGAACGACTACAGAGTCTGGTTGGCGCTTGGCGGTTGTTCTTGGCCCATCCCGTCTTCGGCGCGGGACTAGGCGTTTTCATGGAAGAGCAAGTTCAGCGCGGTTCGATGCTTGTCATACATTCCACTCCGCTGTGGCTCCTTGCAGAGTTCGGCACCGTCGGTTTCGTTGCGCTCGTTGTCCCCGTGGTCATGATTTTCCGGACAGAAATTTTGCGTGCGCGGGCACTCGATACGGCTGGTCGTCTTTTGATCCTGACGATCGCCGGCTTCTCCGTCATGTCGCTAGTCCACGAACTGCTTTACCAGCGGACATTTTGGATTCTTTTGGGTGCGGCGATGGCGATGCCATACCTGATAACGGCGCCTGACCGGGACGCTCGATCCAAAGACACTTGA
- a CDS encoding class I SAM-dependent methyltransferase: MGGDISKDGVEKAYARWAPIYDFVFGKVFEAGRNAAIEAAGRACPQGGRLLEVGVGTGISLPSYPSNIRIVGVDLSEPMLRKAHERVVTQKLSHVETLSVMDAQRMAVPDHSFDVIVAQYVITAVPDPEATLDEFARVLKPGGEIILVNHIGAESGLRRVFEACFAPLARRLGWRPEFPFARLANWAARHGGMRIVERRPLPPLGHFAMIRFARTEAEPKAA, translated from the coding sequence ATGGGCGGAGACATCAGCAAGGACGGCGTCGAGAAAGCGTATGCGCGCTGGGCGCCGATTTACGACTTCGTTTTCGGCAAGGTGTTCGAAGCGGGACGCAACGCCGCCATCGAGGCGGCGGGCAGGGCTTGCCCGCAGGGCGGCCGGCTGCTCGAGGTCGGCGTCGGCACCGGGATTTCGCTGCCGAGCTATCCTTCGAATATCCGCATTGTCGGCGTCGATCTGTCGGAGCCCATGCTGCGCAAGGCGCATGAGCGTGTGGTGACGCAGAAGCTCTCCCATGTGGAAACGCTGTCGGTGATGGATGCGCAGCGCATGGCGGTGCCGGATCATTCCTTTGACGTCATCGTGGCGCAATACGTCATCACGGCGGTGCCGGACCCCGAAGCGACGCTCGACGAGTTCGCGCGCGTGCTGAAGCCGGGCGGCGAGATCATCCTGGTCAATCACATTGGCGCCGAAAGCGGCCTGCGGCGCGTGTTCGAGGCCTGTTTTGCGCCCTTGGCGCGCCGGCTCGGCTGGCGGCCGGAGTTTCCGTTTGCGCGGCTGGCCAATTGGGCGGCCCGGCACGGCGGTATGCGCATCGTCGAAAGGCGGCCTTTGCCGCCGCTCGGGCATTTCGCGATGATCCGGTTTGCCCGCACTGAGGCGGAACCGAAGGCGGCCTGA
- the mnmA gene encoding tRNA 2-thiouridine(34) synthase MnmA: MMNSLELPKRPEDTRVVVAMSGGVDSSVTAALLKAEGYDVVGVTLQLYDHGAAVHRKGACCAGQDIYDARAVAERIGIPHYVLDYESRFKEAVIDRFAESYIAGETPVPCIACNMSIKFHDLLHTARDLNADIMATGHYVSSRQLSSGRRGLFRAREDDKDQSYFLFGTTSDQLDILRFPLGDKSKAETRELARQFELSVADKHDSQDICFVPTGSYADIIARLKPGAAEPGEIVDINGQVLGKHNGIIHFTVGQRRGLGIASGAPLYVVRLDAESRRVIVGAREALRTQSITLRDVNWIGDGDIDDVLGHGRLEVHVKVRSSRPPQAAWLRRGAGGYEVDLVDGEHGVSPGQACVFYDAADGQARVLGGGFIRGAVAAGERPRVAEEARASVA, translated from the coding sequence ATGATGAACTCGCTCGAATTGCCCAAGCGGCCGGAAGATACCCGTGTCGTCGTCGCCATGTCCGGCGGCGTTGACTCGTCGGTGACGGCTGCCTTGCTCAAGGCCGAGGGTTACGACGTCGTTGGCGTCACGCTGCAGCTGTACGACCACGGCGCCGCGGTTCATCGCAAAGGCGCCTGCTGCGCCGGGCAGGATATCTACGACGCCCGCGCCGTGGCCGAGCGCATCGGCATTCCGCATTACGTGCTCGACTACGAAAGCCGCTTCAAGGAAGCGGTGATCGACCGTTTTGCCGAAAGCTACATCGCCGGCGAGACGCCGGTGCCGTGCATCGCCTGCAACATGTCGATCAAGTTTCACGATCTGCTGCACACCGCGCGCGATCTTAACGCCGACATCATGGCGACCGGTCATTACGTGTCGTCGCGTCAGTTGTCGTCCGGCCGTCGCGGCCTGTTCCGCGCGCGCGAGGATGACAAGGACCAGAGCTACTTCCTGTTCGGCACCACGTCGGATCAGCTCGACATCCTGCGCTTTCCGCTCGGCGACAAGTCAAAGGCGGAGACGCGCGAACTGGCGCGCCAGTTCGAGCTGTCGGTCGCCGACAAGCACGACAGTCAGGACATCTGCTTCGTGCCGACGGGCAGCTATGCCGATATCATTGCGCGCCTGAAGCCCGGCGCGGCGGAGCCCGGCGAGATCGTCGACATCAACGGCCAGGTGCTCGGCAAACATAACGGCATCATTCATTTCACCGTCGGCCAGCGCCGCGGTCTTGGCATTGCGTCGGGCGCGCCGCTTTATGTGGTGCGGCTCGATGCAGAGAGCCGGCGCGTCATTGTCGGCGCGCGTGAGGCGCTCAGAACGCAGAGCATCACCTTGCGCGACGTCAACTGGATCGGCGACGGCGATATCGACGACGTGCTCGGCCATGGCCGGCTCGAGGTTCATGTGAAGGTGCGCTCGTCGCGGCCGCCGCAGGCAGCCTGGCTGCGCCGCGGCGCGGGCGGCTACGAAGTCGATCTGGTCGATGGCGAGCATGGCGTGTCGCCGGGACAGGCCTGCGTGTTCTACGATGCGGCGGACGGGCAGGCGCGCGTGCTCGGCGGCGGCTTCATCCGCGGCGCGGTGGCGGCCGGCGAGCGGCCGCGCGTGGCCGAAGAGGCGCGGGCATCGGTCGCTTAA
- a CDS encoding flagellar hook-length control protein FliK, with amino-acid sequence MSQVATDFQTQASNVLPKAGRPSFASQKAPSSQFDDLLSAIPDAPPEPRARASADERPQPAQSRSADRPGRDDRPARTDRSDRTAKSDTKSSPRAEDSRAAPANDAPAKDAAEAPKADAVSETKPAGTDDTAKADDASQTTETQSTDTAPVTEAAVAAVVPQAVAIDPAAPAAAPSLEGDTVAKPIDAKTEIPTAATAPSAKAAEQQAAAMTEQSTGLSADDAEVLSALAAKAQRGPKQAQGDKTEAKTDKPAHAAKLNAETAPGATAAQPAATNSGDAKTAEAKPVQSDLAKLGVEHQRSQGDGNPKTGAETAPAAATANAAAVKTPDTFAMHLLPASGHSAHAATSAADNAPGQSAGSDKPVAIANVAVEVSAKISAGKNQFDIRLDPEELGRIHVKVNVDRDGNVTTHMVADRPDTLDLLRRDTQGLERALQDAGLKTSDNSLQFSLRDQTQQQQQNQQDGQASRRPPADDELTPAVTTTVIARDYGRYLSRPSGVDIRV; translated from the coding sequence TTGTCCCAGGTTGCGACCGATTTTCAGACCCAGGCGTCGAACGTGCTGCCAAAAGCCGGCCGGCCGAGCTTTGCGTCGCAAAAAGCGCCGTCGAGCCAGTTTGACGACCTTCTCTCCGCCATTCCCGACGCGCCGCCGGAGCCGCGGGCGCGCGCCAGCGCGGATGAACGCCCCCAGCCGGCCCAGAGCCGCAGCGCCGACCGCCCCGGCCGCGATGACCGCCCCGCACGCACGGACCGCTCCGACCGCACCGCCAAATCCGACACCAAGAGCAGCCCGCGCGCCGAAGACAGCCGGGCCGCGCCGGCGAACGACGCCCCGGCCAAGGATGCCGCCGAAGCGCCAAAGGCCGACGCCGTATCCGAGACGAAGCCCGCGGGCACTGACGACACCGCCAAGGCCGACGATGCCAGCCAGACGACCGAAACCCAGAGCACCGACACCGCGCCGGTGACCGAAGCGGCCGTCGCCGCCGTGGTGCCGCAGGCCGTGGCGATCGACCCGGCGGCTCCGGCTGCCGCGCCGTCGCTCGAAGGCGACACAGTGGCCAAGCCCATCGACGCCAAGACCGAGATCCCGACCGCAGCCACCGCTCCGTCGGCCAAGGCCGCCGAGCAGCAGGCCGCGGCAATGACCGAACAATCGACCGGCCTGAGCGCCGACGACGCCGAAGTGCTGTCGGCGCTCGCAGCCAAGGCCCAGCGCGGGCCGAAACAGGCCCAGGGCGACAAGACAGAAGCGAAAACCGACAAGCCGGCTCACGCCGCGAAATTGAATGCCGAAACGGCGCCGGGCGCCACGGCCGCCCAGCCCGCGGCCACCAATAGCGGCGACGCCAAAACGGCCGAGGCCAAGCCGGTGCAGTCCGATCTCGCCAAGCTCGGTGTCGAGCATCAGCGCAGCCAGGGCGACGGCAACCCCAAGACCGGTGCCGAGACCGCGCCGGCGGCCGCCACGGCCAACGCCGCAGCCGTCAAAACCCCCGACACCTTTGCGATGCATCTGTTGCCGGCGTCGGGCCATTCGGCTCATGCCGCCACGTCGGCCGCCGACAACGCGCCGGGACAATCGGCAGGCAGCGACAAGCCTGTGGCCATCGCCAATGTCGCCGTCGAAGTTTCAGCGAAGATCTCGGCTGGCAAGAACCAGTTCGACATCCGCCTCGATCCGGAAGAACTCGGCCGCATTCATGTGAAGGTGAATGTCGATCGTGACGGCAACGTCACCACCCACATGGTCGCCGACCGTCCCGACACGCTCGATCTCCTGCGCCGCGACACCCAGGGCCTCGAACGCGCCCTGCAGGATGCCGGCCTCAAGACCTCCGACAACAGCCTGCAATTCTCGCTGCGCGACCAGACGCAGCAGCAACAGCAGAACCAGCAGGACGGCCAGGCCAGCCGCCGGCCTCCTGCCGACGACGAACTAACGCCCGCCGTGACCACCACCGTCATCGCCCGCGACTACGGCCGCTATCTGTCGCGGCCGAGCGGCGTCGATATCCGGGTTTGA
- a CDS encoding flagellar hook assembly protein FlgD: MTTIAGSATTANNNTTSGSSSTNQMVASNFTTFLQLLTTQLKNQNPLDPLDTNQFTQQLVQFAQVEQQMKSNDQLASILALEKNAQQTTAMAYVGHTVVVDGSTTTLGTDGATWSFNAPKTATATVTIKDDATGQTAYSGTFGVNAGDQKFTWDGKGSDGKQWPPGNYTMSVTAVDASQKPVNISTEIQAVVTAANMADDPPTLTIAGKDYTPDKIKRIVIPNTTKTDTGSGNGNGNGTGT, translated from the coding sequence ATGACCACGATTGCGGGATCGGCCACAACGGCCAACAACAACACGACATCCGGCAGCTCGTCGACCAACCAGATGGTCGCGAGCAATTTCACGACCTTCCTGCAACTGCTGACGACGCAGTTGAAGAACCAGAACCCGCTCGATCCGCTGGACACCAACCAGTTCACCCAGCAGCTCGTGCAGTTCGCGCAGGTCGAGCAGCAGATGAAGTCGAACGACCAGCTCGCCTCGATCCTGGCGCTGGAGAAGAACGCGCAGCAGACGACGGCGATGGCTTATGTCGGCCATACCGTGGTCGTCGACGGCTCGACCACCACGCTCGGCACTGACGGCGCGACCTGGAGCTTCAACGCGCCGAAGACCGCGACCGCCACCGTAACCATCAAGGACGACGCGACCGGCCAGACCGCCTATTCCGGCACCTTCGGCGTCAATGCGGGCGACCAGAAATTCACCTGGGACGGCAAGGGCAGCGACGGCAAGCAATGGCCGCCCGGCAACTACACGATGTCGGTCACCGCGGTGGATGCCAGCCAGAAGCCCGTGAACATCTCGACCGAAATTCAGGCTGTCGTCACCGCGGCGAACATGGCGGATGACCCGCCGACGCTGACCATCGCCGGCAAGGACTACACCCCCGACAAGATCAAACGCATCGTGATCCCGAACACGACCAAGACCGACACGGGCAGCGGCAACGGCAACGGCAACGGCACGGGCACCTGA
- a CDS encoding DUF1153 domain-containing protein gives MTEPHRPRVKYVIGPDGSPLTIADLPPPTTKRWVIRRKAEVVAAVRGGLLSLEEACARYTLTVEEFLSWQYSIDQHGLAGLRTTRIQQYRQ, from the coding sequence ATGACCGAACCCCACCGCCCGAGGGTCAAATACGTCATCGGGCCCGATGGCAGTCCGCTGACGATCGCCGACTTGCCGCCGCCGACGACGAAGCGCTGGGTCATCCGCCGCAAGGCCGAGGTGGTCGCAGCCGTCCGTGGCGGCCTCCTGTCGCTCGAAGAGGCCTGCGCCCGTTACACGCTGACCGTGGAGGAATTTCTCTCCTGGCAGTATTCGATCGACCAGCACGGTCTGGCGGGCCTGCGCACCACGCGCATCCAGCAGTATCGCCAGTAA
- the fliF gene encoding flagellar basal-body MS-ring/collar protein FliF, whose amino-acid sequence MQGLLDFLKSLGAARLAAMGAVTMALIGFFAFLMMQMTSPVMVPLFTDLTVEDSSAILKDLERQAIPFSVKNDGAIIMVPKDKVTRLRMKLAEGGLPKGGGVGYEIFDKSDALGATSFIQNINHLRALEGELARTIRSIDRVQAARVHLVLPERPLFSRDKVEATASIVLKVRGQLETQQVRAIRHLVASAVNGMKPERVSVIDETGRLLADGAAQDNLAGGATADERKTAFEGRMRSQVEQIVGSVVGPGKARVQISADFDMNRITETQDKFDPDGRVLRSSQTREEQSNSTEGKESGQVSVAGELPGANKDGTNNNGGSRDQSKKTEEIVNYEISRITKTEVTEAGRLNRLSAAVLVDGRYTKNDKGEMVYEARPKEEIDRIAALVRTAIGFDAKRGDQVEVVNLRFADSVPVTVGEDGGWMRFLAFSKDDILGLAEKGVMFLLGLIVLLMVVRPLVRRVIAPDAAEKARLAGMAGVAGALGGPNMIGGGVPGAMEIGPDGKPVSTITDKSGTNIAIVNSEEQVAISNRTSAMIDVAKVQGQVHAQSVQKVGELAEKNPHEAVSIIRSWLHEDAA is encoded by the coding sequence GTGCAAGGTTTGCTCGATTTTCTGAAGTCTCTTGGCGCCGCGCGGCTGGCCGCGATGGGCGCCGTGACGATGGCGCTCATCGGCTTCTTCGCCTTTCTGATGATGCAGATGACCTCGCCGGTCATGGTGCCGCTGTTCACCGACCTCACGGTCGAGGACTCCAGCGCTATCCTCAAGGACCTCGAGCGCCAGGCGATCCCGTTCAGCGTCAAGAACGACGGCGCCATCATCATGGTGCCGAAGGACAAGGTCACCCGCCTGCGCATGAAGCTGGCCGAAGGCGGCCTGCCCAAGGGCGGCGGCGTCGGCTACGAGATCTTCGACAAGTCGGACGCGCTGGGCGCCACGTCTTTCATTCAGAACATCAATCACCTGCGGGCGCTGGAGGGCGAACTTGCCCGCACCATCCGCTCCATCGACCGGGTGCAGGCGGCGCGCGTCCATCTGGTGCTGCCGGAGCGACCGCTGTTCTCACGCGACAAGGTCGAGGCCACCGCCTCCATCGTGCTCAAGGTGCGCGGCCAGCTGGAGACGCAGCAGGTCCGCGCCATCCGCCACCTGGTGGCGAGCGCGGTCAACGGCATGAAGCCGGAGCGCGTCTCGGTTATCGACGAAACCGGCCGCCTGCTCGCCGACGGCGCGGCGCAGGACAACCTCGCCGGCGGCGCCACCGCCGACGAGCGCAAGACCGCCTTCGAAGGCCGGATGCGCAGCCAGGTCGAACAGATCGTCGGTTCGGTGGTCGGCCCCGGCAAGGCGCGGGTGCAGATCAGCGCCGACTTCGACATGAACCGCATCACCGAGACCCAGGACAAGTTCGATCCCGACGGCCGCGTGCTGCGCTCCAGCCAGACCCGCGAAGAACAGTCGAACTCGACCGAAGGCAAGGAAAGCGGCCAGGTGTCGGTCGCCGGCGAACTGCCGGGCGCCAACAAGGACGGCACCAACAACAACGGCGGCTCGCGCGACCAGAGCAAGAAGACCGAGGAAATCGTCAATTACGAAATCTCGCGCATCACCAAGACCGAGGTGACCGAGGCCGGCCGCCTCAATCGCCTGTCGGCGGCGGTGCTGGTCGATGGCCGCTACACCAAGAACGACAAGGGCGAGATGGTCTACGAGGCGCGCCCGAAGGAAGAAATCGACCGCATCGCCGCGCTGGTGCGCACCGCGATCGGCTTCGACGCCAAGCGCGGCGACCAGGTGGAGGTCGTCAACCTGCGCTTTGCCGACTCCGTGCCGGTCACGGTCGGCGAGGATGGCGGCTGGATGAGGTTTCTGGCCTTCAGCAAGGACGACATCCTGGGCCTAGCCGAGAAGGGCGTGATGTTCCTGCTGGGCCTCATTGTGCTGCTGATGGTGGTGCGGCCGCTGGTGCGCCGCGTCATCGCGCCCGACGCGGCAGAAAAGGCACGGCTCGCCGGCATGGCGGGCGTTGCCGGCGCGCTCGGCGGCCCGAACATGATCGGCGGCGGCGTACCGGGCGCCATGGAGATCGGTCCCGACGGCAAGCCGGTCTCGACCATTACCGACAAGAGCGGCACCAACATCGCCATCGTCAATTCCGAGGAGCAGGTCGCCATCTCGAACCGCACCTCGGCCATGATCGACGTCGCCAAGGTGCAGGGCCAGGTTCACGCGCAGTCGGTGCAGAAGGTGGGGGAGCTCGCCGAAAAAAACCCTCATGAGGCGGTGTCGATCATTCGCAGCTGGCTGCATGAGGACGCCGCCTGA